The following nucleotide sequence is from Devosia salina.
CATCGGCCGCTACCGCACCTATTTCAAGCTCAACCCGCCATTGCGCAGCGAGGACGATCGCCAGGCGATCATTGAGGGTCTGCGCGCGGGCATCATCGACACCATCCACTCCGATCACGATCCCCAGGACAGCGAGGTCAAGCGCCAGCCCTTTGCCGAGGCCTCAAACGGCGCCATCGGCCTCGAAACCCTGCTCGCCGCGGCCCTGCGTCTGGTCCATTCAGGCGACCTCGACCTGATGACCATACTGCGCGCCATGACCTGCCGCCCCGCGGAAATCCTCGGCCTCGAAACCGGCCGGATCGCGCGCGGCGCACCCGCCGACCTGACGCTGGTCGACCTCGACTATCCCTGGCAGGTCACCGAGAAGAGCTTCCGTTCCCGCTCGCGCAATACCAGCTTCGAGGGCGCCCGCATGCAGGGCAAGGTCATGCGGACAATCGTGGGTGGCAAAGTGGTCTTCGTCCACGAGGATGCCGCGTGACCATCCCGTTTTTCGATGGTCACAATGATACGCTCCTGCGCCTGCTCGAACACAATCGCGCGGACAAGATCGAGATGTTTGTCCAGGGCAGCGTCAGGGGCCATATTGACCTGCCACGTGCCCGAGCCGCAGGCATGTCCGGCGGCTTCTTCGCGATGTTCCCGCCGCCGATCAAGACGGATTTGGCCAGCGTCGCCAGGAACCCGATGGGCGACGGCGAACTACCACCCGAACTCGCCATTGCGGACGCCCTGAAATCCACCAATGGCATGGCCGCGCTGCTGCTTGGGCTCGAACGCGCAGGCGCCCTCGACATCTGCCGCTCGGCAGCCGACATCCGCGCCGCCATGGCCGACGACAAGCTCGCAGCCATCTTCCATATCGAAGGCGCCGAGGCCATCGACACCGATTTCCGGTCCTTTGAAGTGCTCTATGCAGCTGGCCTCCGCTCCATCGGCATCACCTGGAGCCGTGCCAATGCCTTTGGTACGGGAGTGCCTTTCCGGCACAATGCCGATCCTGACATCGGACCCGGCCTCAGCGACGCCGGCAAGGAGCTGGTTCGGCTGTGTGACACGCGCGGCGTGATGATCGACCTCAGCCATCTCAATGCCGCCGGCTTCCGCGATGTGGCCGCCATTTCGACCAGGCCGCTCGTTGCCACCCATTCCAATGTCCATGCGATCTGTCCGGGAACCCGCAATCTGGTCGACTGGCAGCTCGCCGCAATTCGGGACAGCGGCGGCGTCGTCGGCCTCAATTATGCGACTGGTTTCCTGCGCCCGGATGGACAGTTCCGCGCCGATACACCCATCGACCTGATGGTGCGCCACCTCGATGCCCTCGTTGAAGCCTTGGGCGAGGATGGGGTGGCCCTGGGCTCGGATTTTGACGGCGCCATGGTGCCGGCCGAGATCGAAGACGTGACGGGCGTCCCGAAACTGCTCCAGGCGCTGCTTGACAAGGGCTACGGCGAAACCCTGGTCCGGAAGATTGCCCTCGACAACTGGCTAAGCGTCATCGAGCGGACCATCGGATAATCTGGCCATTGCCGCGCTTCACCCCGCACCTCCCCAGTGAGGGAGAAGAGGCGGGATGTACGCGAACGGATGCCTCAGAACGGCACGTCTTCGGAGCTATCGGTCTTTTTGGCGGCTGTCTTCTTTGCCGGGGCCTTCTTGGTTGGCGCCTTTTTGGCAGCCGGCTTCTTTGCCGCGGCCTTTTTCGCCGGCGCCTTTTTCTTGCCGCCGGTAGCCTCGGCCCGCGCCGCGATCAGGGCAATCGCCTGTTCCAGCGTCACATCCTCGGGCTTCAGGTCCTTGGGCAGCGTCGCATTGACCTTACCCTGGTTCACATAGGGCCCATAACGGCCGGCGCGGACGGTGATCGGCCCACCGTCATGCTCGAAGGTCTGGATCGCCGCCACCGCAGCACCGCCCCGGCCCCCACGGCCACCACTGGCCGCCTTCTGTGCGATCAGATCCACGGCCCGGTTGAGGCCAACCGTGAACACCTCTTCCACATCGGGCAGATTGGCATATTTGCCGTCATGCAGCAGGAAGGGCCCATAGCGCCCCAGCCCTGCCGAAATCGGGAGACCGGTTTCCGGATGCAGGCCCACTTCGCGCGGCAGCGAGAGCAGTTGCAGCGCCTTCTCAAGCGTCAGGCTCGCCGCATCCCAGCCCTTGGGAAGCGAGGAGCGCTTGGGCTCCTTGCCCTCGCCCAATTGCACATACGGGCCGAAGCGCCCGGACTTGAGGAACACTTCTTCGCCGCTTTCAGGGTCGGTGCCGAGCACGCCATCCCCGGCAGCCGCTTCCGAGGACTGGCCCGTGGCCGCGTCCGAGAGTTGCATCGTGTGCTTGCATTCGGGATAGTTTGAACAGCCGATAAAGGCGCCAAACTTGCCGAGCTTGAGCGACAGAGTGCCAGTGCCGCAGGTCGGGCACTTGCGCGGGTCGGACCCGTCTTCGCGCGCCGGGAAGATGTGGTCGGCGAGCATGTCGTTGAGTGCGTCGAGCACTTCGGAGACGCGCAGGTCCTTGATCTCTTCGGTCGCGACCGTGAAATCCCTCCAGAAGTCGCGGAGCAGCACCTTGTAGTCGAGCTCGCCGGCGGAGACCTGGTCGAGTTGCTCTTCCAGATGCGCCGTAAACCCATATTCGACATAGCGCGAGAAGAAGCTCTCGAGGAACGACGTCACGATCCGGCCGCGATCCTCGGGATGCAGCGCCTTGCCCTCGAGCTTGACGTAATCGCGGTCCTTGAGCGTGGTCAGCGTCGCGGCATAGGTGGACGGCCGGCCGATGCCCAGCTCTTCCATCTTCTTGATCAGGCTCGCTTCGGTATATCGCGCCGGCGGCTGGGTAAAATGCTGCTCGATCTCGACTTTCTTCAGGTCTGGCTTGTCACCGACCTTGAGCGGCGGCAGTTCGCGGCCGTCTTCATCGTCCTCGTCGCCATCGCTCTTTGCCTCGACGCCATAAAGCGTCAGGAATCCCGGGAAGGTGACAACCGAGCCGGTTGCGCGGAGCGCCACGGCGCGGCCCGGCACGTTGACAGCAATGTCGACGCTGGTCCGGTCGATCTCCGCCGAGGCCATCTGGCTCGCCAGCGTCCGCTTCCAGATCAGGCCATAGAGCTTGGCCTGGTCCGCATCGAGATTGAGGCTCTCGGGCCGCTTGAACATGTCGGTGGGGCGAATGGCCTCGTGCGCTTCCTGCGCATTCTTCGCCTTGGTCTGGTAGATGCGCGCCTTTTCCGGGAGATACTCCTCGCCGAAATACTTCCCGATCACCGAGCGCGCCATGGCAATGCCTTCCGGCGCCATCTGCACCGCGTCGGTACGCATATAGGTGATCAGCCCGTCCTCGTAGAGCCGCTGGGCGATCTGCATTGTCCGGTTGGGCGAAAGCCCCAGCCGCGACGATGCATCCTGCTGCAGGGACGACGTGGTGAATGGCGCGTAAGGGTTACGCTTGGTGGGCTTCTTTTCGACGTTCGACACATTGAACTGACCGGCTTCGATCAGTTTCTTGAGCGCCGCCGCATCCTCGCCCGTCTTGATGTCGAGCTTGTCTGTCTTCTTGCCGTCCACCGAAAAAAGCCGCGCGAGGAAATTCTTGCCGCCCTGCGCCAGCTGCGCTTCGACCGACCAGTACTCATCGGGCCGGAATTTCTCGATTTCGCGTTCGCGGTCGGAGACCAGCCTCAGGGCGACCGACTGCACGCGGCCCGCCGAGCGAGAACCGGGCAGCTTCCGCCAGAGGATAGGCGAGAGCGTAAAGCCCACCAGATAGTCAAGCGCCCGGCGCGCCAGATAGGCGTCCACCAGCGGCATGTCGATGTCGCGCGGCTTGGCCATGGCCGCCGTCACGGCGTCCTTGGTGATGGCGTTGAACACCACGCGCTGGACCGGAATGTCTTTCTTCAGCGCCTTCTTGGCGCGCAGCACGTCCAGAATGTGCCAGGAAATCGCCTCGCCTTCGCGGTCAGGGTCGGTCGCCAGGATCAGCCCATCGGCCCCCTTCAGCGCCGAGGCAATGTCGGCGACGCGCTTTTTTGCCGCTGTGTCGACTTCCCAGGACATGGCGAAATCTTCGTCCGGACGGACGGAACCGTCCTTGGCCGGCAGGTCGCGGATATGGCCGAAGCTGGCCAGGACCTCATAATCCTTGCCCAGATATTTGTTGATTGTCTTGGCTTTAGCCGGACTTTCAACGACGACGACCTTCATTCGGATATCCGTTCCGCAACAGCATTCAAAGAGCGCGCAACATGGTGAAGGCGCCAGCCGGTGTCAACGGGGAGCCCCGGCAGCCGTATTTTCACTTCATCGGTATTCGCCGATAGAGGGCTTGCACAAGCCCTTCCATACATGCTCTGCTGTTGTTGCGCGTTCTGCGCCTCGCCACAGCACCAATATCTCTGAATGCGACGCACCCTGCTTGCCTGCGGAGGTCGCCTCGCGTTCACGGCAATCGAGGAGAATCTTCAATGCAATATCGCAAGCTTGGAAACAGTGGGGCCGTCGTCTCGCATCTCTGCCTCGGCACCATGACCTTCGGCGCGGAATCCGACGAGGCCACGTCCAACGCATTGATGAACGCCTATGTCGAGGCAGGCGGCAATTTTCTCGACACCGCAGATGTCTATTCGGCGGGCACTTCGGAGGAAATCGTCGGCCGCTGGCTGAAGTCGCGAAAACTGCGTGATCTCGTCATCGCCACCAAGGGCCGTTTCCCCATGGGCGATGGCCCCAATCATATCGGTCTGTCGCGCAAGCATCTTGTCGAGGCCCTTGAGGCCTCGCTCAAACGCCTCGGCGTCGAGCAGATCGACCTCTACCAGATGCACGCCTGGGACGCGCTGACCCCGATCGAGGAGACGCTGCGCTTTCTCGACGACGCGGTCAGCGCCGGCAAGATCGCCTATTATGGCTTTTCCAATTTCCTCGGCTGGCAACTGACCAAGGCCGTCTGGATCGCCAAGGCGCAGGGCTTTGCCCCACCGGTCACGCTGCAGCCGCAATACAACCTGCTGGTCCGCGACATCGAGCACGAGATCGTCCCGGCCTGCCAGGACGCGGGCATGGGCCTGCTGCCCTGGTCGCCCCTTGGCGGTGGCTGGCTGTCCGGAAAATACAAGCGCGACCAGATGCCCACCGGGGCCACGCGCCTCGGTGAAAATCCCAAGCGCGGCATGGAGGCCTTCGAGGCCCGCAATGCCAAATCCCGCACCTGGGAGATAATCGGCGCGGTCGAAGATATCGCCAAGGCGCATGGCGTCAGCATGGCGCAGGTCGCCCTGGCCTGGACCGCCGCGCAGCCGGCTGTAACCTCGGTGATCCTGGGCGCACGCACCAGCGAGCAGCTCCTGGACAATCTCGGCTCGGCCGACCTGACATTGACGGCCGAGGAACTGCATCGGCTCGATACGGTCAGCAAGCCCGAAATGGCCGACTACCCCTATGGCACCGGCGGCATCAATCAGCGGCATCGCAAGATCGAAGGCGGCCGCTGAGATACGCCCGGCCCCGCCGCAAGGCGCGGTGGGGCCGCTTTCACACTTGCCCTTGCCCCGGCAACAATGGTGTTTATGGGCGCAATGACCGACCTAGCCGCATCCCTGATTCCCGACCTCGACCTTTCCACCCGCAACACGCTGGCATTGCGGGCCAGGTCGCGCTTCGGACTGGAAATCACGGAAGCCGAAATGCTGCCGGCGCTGTTCGAATATGCCGCAGGTCAAGGACTGCCGGTCCGCGTCCTGGGAGGCGGTAGCAATGTCGTGCTCTCCGAGGTCTTCGAGGGGATCACCGCGCTCCTCGCCCTTTCCGGCCGCCGGACCAGAGAGGAAAGCGATACCCAGGTTCTGGTCGAGGCGGCCGCGGGGGAAACCTGGCATGACCTTGTCACCTGGACCGTGGACCAAGGGCTTGGCGGCCTCGAAAACCTCGCCCTGATCCCGGGCACTGCGGGCGCGGCCCCTGTGCAGAATATCGGCGCCTATGGGGCCGAACTGGCAGACTATTTCCATTCCCTCGATGCCTATGACCGCCAGACTGGTGAAACTGCGGTGTTCGATCGGGCCGAGTGCGGTTTTGCCTACCGCGACAGCCGCTTCAAGCAGCAGCCGAACCGCTATGTGGTGCTTGCGATCCGGCTTGCCCTGACCCGGCACTGGCGGCCTAATCTGGGCTTTGCGGGACTTTCGGAATTGTCGGGCTCGGCCGATCTCTCACCGCGCCTCGTCATGGACCGGGTCATCGCCCTCAGGACCAGCAAACTGCCGGACTGGAGGGTGAACCCCAATGCCGGGTCCTTTTTCCAGAACCCGATCGTGCCGATTGAGGCGGCTGAACCCATTCTCGCCGAATTCCCCGCGGCGCCGAGCTATCCACAACCCGATGGGCTGACCAAGCTGTCTGCCGGCTGGCTCATCGAAAAAAGCGGCCTCAAGGGGTTTCGCATGGGGCCCGTCGGCATGTCCGAGCGGCACGCTCTTGTCGTGGTCAACCACGGCGGCGCGACCCAGTCCGACGTTGCCGCCCTGGCCAGTCACGTCAAATCGGCCGTAAAGGACCGCTTCGGCGTGCTGTTGCACGAAGAGCCGATCTTCCTCTGATCAACTGTGGCGCAGCGCCACCAGTTGTCCGCTCGACCACTCGACCTGCCCACCGATATCGAGCTCCAGCAGCAGGATCTGCATGGCATGAGGGGCGATTCCGGTCTGGGCAATCAACTCGTCGACCTCTATCGGAGCCGAGCTCAACGCGCCCAGCAACCGTCCGCGATCGTCTGCTGCCGGCTCACTGTCCGCCACAGGCTCTCCGTCCGGTCGCCATTCCGGGTCGAACAGGGCGCTGCGAGCGGGGTCGGCACTGCCGAGCACTTCGATGATGTCTTCGGCATTGGTCACCAGCCGCGCCCCCTGCTGGATCAGCGCATTGCCGCCCTCGGCGCGAGGATCGAGCGGCGAACCGGGCACGGCAAACAGGTCGCGGTTCTGCTCGAGCGCCAGTCGTGCCGTGATCAGCGATCCCGAACGCTTGGCGGCCTCCACCACCACAATGCCCAGCGACAGACCGGATACCAGCCGGTTACGCCTGGGAAAGTCCCGAGACCGGGGTTCCCAGCCAAGCGGCATCTCGGTCAGCAGCGCCCCGCCACTGTCCAGGATGTCATGAGCCAGGGGTATGTTCTCATCGGGATAGATGCGATCGAACCCGCCCGCGAGGACCGCCACCGTACCAGTGGCAAGGCTGGCGCGGTGGGCCGCCGTGTCGATGCCCCGTGCCAGCCCCGAAACGACGGTATATCCGCGTTCGCCCAGTTCGGATGCCAGCAGCCGGGTCATCTTGATACCCGCCGACGAGGCATTGCGGGCTCCGACAATGCCGACGGTCCGCCGCCAGTCGAGATGTTCGCCGCCGGCCAGGGTGATCAGGGGCGGCGCGCCGGAAATGTGCAACAGATGTGCGGGATAATCCGGCTCACCCTCCGCCACAAGGCGCGCTCCGTACCGCGTGAGGCCCGCAATCTCGTCTTCGGCACGGGCCTGGCTGATGGGGTTGAGCGGCTTGCCGGCCTTGCGACTCAACTCCGGCAACGCCTCAATCGCCGCTTCCGCCGAGCCGAACCGGTTGAGCAATTGCCGGAACGTGACCGGGCCGACATTGTCGGTTCTGATCAGCCGTAGCCAGGCAATGCGTTGGGCCGGCGTGAGCACTTTGGTCACTCGGCCCATCGGCTTCAGCCCGCCTTCTTGCTGCCGCCAATGGTCGGCTCGGTCCCTTTGAGCAGTCGCCCGATATTCTCGCGGTGCTGAAAGAACAGCAGCAGCGCCAGTCCCGCCACCACCAAGGCGAGCCGTTCGCCGGAAAACACATAGGCAAAGATCGGCGCTGTCGCCGCAGCCGTCAGCGCCGCAAGCGAAGAAATCTTGCGGGTGAAGGCAATCAGCAGCCACACGGCACAGAAAATCAGCCCCACCGGCCAGCTGAGCGCGAGCGTCGAGCCGATCATCACGGCAACACCCTTGCCACCCTTGAACCCGATCCAGACCGGGAAGCAATGGCCCAGAAAGGCCCCGACGGCGGCCAGCCGCGCCGCGTCCTCACCCCAGAAATAGCGGGCGACCAGGATGGGTGCCACGGCCTTGAGCGCGTCGAGCACCAGGGTCGCCGCCGCGATCGGCCGATTGCCGGTCCGCAGGACATTGGTCGCGCCAATATTGCCCGAGCCGATCGAACGGATATCCCCGAGGCCCGCTGCCCCGGTCAGGATCAGCCCAAAGGGAATCGAACCGGACAGGTATCCCAGCACCAGGGCCATGATCAGAGGCAGAATTTCAGCTGGCATGAACGCGACCTCTCCTTGCGGCGTTGTGCCAAGGTCTAGCCTTTCGCCGGGCGATGTCACAAGGGGGTGAACCCATTTCCGCACCGGTGGGCTCGGCAGCCGGTTTGGCAAAGCGCGGCCGATCCCCTACATAGAGTGAAAATTTCAAGAACATCACTTCATGGCAAAGACCCCAAAAAACAAGAATACCTCCGGCCCGAAGCGCCCGCGCCTGCCGGTGGCCGATCGGCTGCCCTCGCGCGAGCAACTGCTTGAGGCACTGGCCCAGCAGGACGACATCAAGGGCAAGCGCGACCTCGCCAAGGTCTTCGGCATTCGCGGCGACCTCCGGCGCCCCTTCAAGGCCATGCTGGCAGAGCTTGAGGGCGAAGGCGTCATCACGCGCACGCGCAAGGCCCTGCGCCGCACCGCCGCCCTGCCTCACGTCACCGTGCTCGACATTCCCGGCGATGCGGATCCGGACGATCTGCACGCCTTCCCGGCCCAATGGAACCCGGAAGAGGGCGAAACGCCCCGCGTGCGCGTGCTGACCGGCCCGCACGCCCGCGTCGTTCCGGCCCCCGGCGACCGCATTCTGGCCCGCATCGATGCCGGCGAGGAGGCGATTCCCGACTACACCGCCAAGCCCATGAAGGTGCTCGACAAGCCGCGTCGGGCCCATATCGGCATCGTCCGTCGGGACGAGGACGGCGCCAGGTTGATCCCGGTCGACCGCAAGCAGAAGGAGATGCGCATTGCACTCGGCGACCTGGGCGAAGCCAGTGACGGCGATCTGGTCGAGGTCGAGGTCAAGTTCTCCGGCCGGTTGATGATTCCCCGCGCCAAGGTCACCAAGGTCGTCGGCAATCCCCATTCCGAGGGCGCGGTCTCGCTCATTGCCATCCACAATCTCGAAATCCCGCATGTCTTCCCCCAAAGCGTCATCCGCGAGGCCGAGGAGGCCAGGGAAGCCACGCTCAAGGGTCGGGAAGACTGGCGCGACCTGCCGCTGATCACCATCGATCCGGCCGACGCCAAGGACCATGACGACGCCGTTCACGCCGCGCCCGACGAGGATGAGAAGAATAGTGGCGGCTTTGTCGTCACCGTCGCCATCGCCGACGTCGCGGCCTATGTGCGACCGGGTACGGGTATGGATCGCGAAGCCTATGTTCGTGGTAATTCTGTCTATTTCCCCGATCGCGTCGTACCCATGTTGCCCGAGCGCATTTCCAACGAATTGTGTTCGTTGAAGCAAGGCGAGCCCCGCGCGGCGCTTGCCGTGCGCATGGTACTCGGGCCCGACGGACGCAAGAGGAGCCACAGCTTTCACCGCATTCTCATGCGCTCTGCGGCCAAGCTCTCCTATCAGCAGGCCCAGGCAGCGATCGACGGCAATCCCGACGATCAGACCGGCCCGCTGCTCGACCCCATTCTACGCCCTCTCTGGACAGCCTATGCGGCCATGGCAAAGGCGCGCGATCAGCGCGGCCCTCTCGACCTCGACCTGCCCGAGCGCAAGATCCTGCTCGACGACAAGGGCATGGTCCGCGACATCCATGTTCCCGAGCGTCTCGACGCGCATCGGCTCATCGAGGAAATGATGATCGCCGCCAATGTGGCAGCGGCCGAGACGCTCGAGCAGAAGCGCAGCGAACTGCTCTACCGCGTCCACGACGAACCGTCCTCCGAGAAGCTCCAGGCCCTGCGTGACTTCCTCGGCTCGCTCGATATTGCGGTGAAGAAGTCCGACAGCGTCCGCGCCGCCGATTTCAACGGCATACTCGGCCAGGCCCGCAAGGCCGGCAATATCGAGCAAGTCAGCGAGATGGTGCTCCGCAGCCAGGCACAGGCCGAATATGCCGCCGAGAACTACGGTCATTTCGGTCTCAATCTCGACCGCTACGCCCATTTCACCTCCCCCATCCGCCGCTATGCCGATCTCATTGTCCACCGGGCCCTGATCAGGGCTCTGGGGCTGGGCGATGACGGGCTCTCCGATCAGGAGGCAGCTAAGCTTCCCGGCATTGCCCAGCACATCTCTGCCACCGAGAGACGGGCCATGCTGGCCGAACGCGAAACCTCGGACCGCCTCCTGGCCCAGTTCCTGGCCGAACGCGTCGGCGCCCGTTTCATGGGGCGGATTTCCGGCATCACCCGCTCTGGGCTTTTCATCCGGCTGCTGGAAACCGGCGCGGACGGTTTCATCCCTGCATCCACGCTCGGCCAGGACTATTATCGCTTCGTCGAAGAGCGGCAGGCCATGATCGGCGAGCGCAGCGGCGAGACCTTTACCCTGGGCGACCGCGTGGAAGTTCGCCTGCTGGAGGCGGCACCGGTCGCCGGGGCGTTGCGGTTCGAGCTCCTGTCCGAAGGCAAGCGCGGCAATCCGCCACCTTCAAGGCGGCTGCGGAAGGGACCATCTAGAAGCTTCGGCCCCAAGGGCCGGAGAAAGAGATAGCCGATGACCGAGCAGACCCACACCCTTGACGATCGCAGCCTGCCTCAGGCGATGTGGCGGGGCGCCATGTGCCGCTGTCCGCATTGTGGTCAGGGCAAGATGTTTCGCGCCTATCTCAAGACCGCCGACCAATGCGATGTGTGTGGCGAAGAACTGAGCCATCATCGCGCCGACGACTTCCCGCCCTATATCGCGATCACCATTGTGGGTCACATCATCATCTTCCTGATGCTGCACCTGGACATGACCTACCATGTCCAGCCCATCACCTATGTCGTGACCATGATCCCGCTGGCCATCGTCCTGCCACTGGCCATGCTGCCCTCGATCAAGGGCGCCATCGTCGGCCTGCAATGGGCCAACCGCATGTATGGCTTCGGCCCGTCGCGCAGCGCTGATTGATCCAGTGGATCAATCAGAGGGACGAAGGCCCGGAGAGCTATGCTCGCAGGGCGGGTAGCCCGTCGCGCAGCGCCGATTGATCCAGTGGACTTCGCCGGCGGTCCGCGGAGCGGATGAAAGGCTCCGGTGGAGCCTTTCAAGCCAAGAAGGCCATGAGAGCTCCGCTCGAATGGCTGATTGCGTGGCTCAGTTAGCCGGCCCTATGGCGGGCGCTCGTCAGTGGAACAAGTATCGCCCGCCGAAGCCGCTACCGGCCAACCAGGGCGGCTGGCTTGAACCGCAGCCCCGACCATTCCTCGTCAATGGCAACCGCCCGCACCGGACGCCATCCGACGTCGATGAAGGGCTGCCATCCCATGTCGCGGGTAAGGCCGGCGGCCCTGCCGGCCGTTCCTTTGCGATAGGCTACCCACAGCAGGCCATCCTCGGGCAGCCTGGTCAGGATGCGACCGGCCAGCGCCGCAGCTTCGGCCGGCGACTCGAAGAAGGCGAGGACACCGTCATGCGCCTCGCCCTCATGAACAATTTCAACCTCCGCCCCGGCCGACAGCTCCACGGCCAAGGCCCGCGGAACGTTGATCAGCCAGAGGCGGCTGCCCGAGCGAACCTGCAGTTTGCGGAGTAGTTCCACGGGTGCAATCATCGGAGCCTCCGGCGCCATGCTATCACTTGACAACGGCCGGTAAATCCGTAGGTTGCGCGCAAATTCCGGCGCTGCCCCGTCTGCGGCGCCTTTCGCTTTGTGAAGGACCACAGAAATGGCCAAGGCCGCCACCATCAAGATCAAGCTCGTCTCGACGGCCGATACCGGCTTTTTCTACGTGACCAAGAAGAACGCCCGCACCCAGACCGAGAAGCTGGCGTTCAAGAAGTACGACCCGGTCGTGCGCAAGCATGTTGAATTCAAGGAAGCCAAGATCAAGTAATCTGGCACTTCCTGATTGGAATGAACAAACCCCCGCAAGCGATTGCGGGGGTTTTGTTTTTGGCCGAAGGGGATGGGCGGCGTCTTCCTACCCCACTCCCTGTACGCCAGCATGCGGGGCACAAGGAATGGGGCGTCACTGCGTCCACAGGTGACTGGCAGAACGCGTCCACATTTGCTCGAAAGAGAGTGGCTGGTCCGGAGCGGCATGTCGAAGAGGCCACTCTGTCCGCGTCCGGACCAACCGCCCTACGGAACTCAGGAGTTGCGGCGGACCTGAGATGGGCCGTAGGGAGCAGAGGGTCTTGGGATATTTCCCAAGGCCGTCTGAAAGGACCCTAATCCCAACTCTGAAAAAGGCCAAGAGAATCCAGCGGATCGGGGCCCGCAACCATTTGTTAATTATAACAAATAACCCTAATGGTCGGCATTTTAGCCATTGCGCGCCCGATCAGGCGGCGTCGAAGATGACGCGATTGCGCCCTTCGCGCTTGGCGCGATAGAGAGCCACGTCAGCCCGCTTGATCATGCTTTCCGGGGTATCGGCCAGGCTTTCCTTGATGGAAACGCCGACCGATACCGTCACCGAGAGGGGACGCCTCGCCCCGACGTCAAAGCTCTTTTCCGCCATGGACTGCCGCACGCGCTCGGCCACCGCCTCGGCCTGGCCCGTGTCGGTGTCGGGCATGAGCACCACGAATTCCTCGCCGC
It contains:
- a CDS encoding dipeptidase, which produces MTIPFFDGHNDTLLRLLEHNRADKIEMFVQGSVRGHIDLPRARAAGMSGGFFAMFPPPIKTDLASVARNPMGDGELPPELAIADALKSTNGMAALLLGLERAGALDICRSAADIRAAMADDKLAAIFHIEGAEAIDTDFRSFEVLYAAGLRSIGITWSRANAFGTGVPFRHNADPDIGPGLSDAGKELVRLCDTRGVMIDLSHLNAAGFRDVAAISTRPLVATHSNVHAICPGTRNLVDWQLAAIRDSGGVVGLNYATGFLRPDGQFRADTPIDLMVRHLDALVEALGEDGVALGSDFDGAMVPAEIEDVTGVPKLLQALLDKGYGETLVRKIALDNWLSVIERTIG
- the topA gene encoding type I DNA topoisomerase gives rise to the protein MKVVVVESPAKAKTINKYLGKDYEVLASFGHIRDLPAKDGSVRPDEDFAMSWEVDTAAKKRVADIASALKGADGLILATDPDREGEAISWHILDVLRAKKALKKDIPVQRVVFNAITKDAVTAAMAKPRDIDMPLVDAYLARRALDYLVGFTLSPILWRKLPGSRSAGRVQSVALRLVSDREREIEKFRPDEYWSVEAQLAQGGKNFLARLFSVDGKKTDKLDIKTGEDAAALKKLIEAGQFNVSNVEKKPTKRNPYAPFTTSSLQQDASSRLGLSPNRTMQIAQRLYEDGLITYMRTDAVQMAPEGIAMARSVIGKYFGEEYLPEKARIYQTKAKNAQEAHEAIRPTDMFKRPESLNLDADQAKLYGLIWKRTLASQMASAEIDRTSVDIAVNVPGRAVALRATGSVVTFPGFLTLYGVEAKSDGDEDDEDGRELPPLKVGDKPDLKKVEIEQHFTQPPARYTEASLIKKMEELGIGRPSTYAATLTTLKDRDYVKLEGKALHPEDRGRIVTSFLESFFSRYVEYGFTAHLEEQLDQVSAGELDYKVLLRDFWRDFTVATEEIKDLRVSEVLDALNDMLADHIFPAREDGSDPRKCPTCGTGTLSLKLGKFGAFIGCSNYPECKHTMQLSDAATGQSSEAAAGDGVLGTDPESGEEVFLKSGRFGPYVQLGEGKEPKRSSLPKGWDAASLTLEKALQLLSLPREVGLHPETGLPISAGLGRYGPFLLHDGKYANLPDVEEVFTVGLNRAVDLIAQKAASGGRGGRGGAAVAAIQTFEHDGGPITVRAGRYGPYVNQGKVNATLPKDLKPEDVTLEQAIALIAARAEATGGKKKAPAKKAAAKKPAAKKAPTKKAPAKKTAAKKTDSSEDVPF
- a CDS encoding aldo/keto reductase — translated: MQYRKLGNSGAVVSHLCLGTMTFGAESDEATSNALMNAYVEAGGNFLDTADVYSAGTSEEIVGRWLKSRKLRDLVIATKGRFPMGDGPNHIGLSRKHLVEALEASLKRLGVEQIDLYQMHAWDALTPIEETLRFLDDAVSAGKIAYYGFSNFLGWQLTKAVWIAKAQGFAPPVTLQPQYNLLVRDIEHEIVPACQDAGMGLLPWSPLGGGWLSGKYKRDQMPTGATRLGENPKRGMEAFEARNAKSRTWEIIGAVEDIAKAHGVSMAQVALAWTAAQPAVTSVILGARTSEQLLDNLGSADLTLTAEELHRLDTVSKPEMADYPYGTGGINQRHRKIEGGR
- the murB gene encoding UDP-N-acetylmuramate dehydrogenase, with translation MTDLAASLIPDLDLSTRNTLALRARSRFGLEITEAEMLPALFEYAAGQGLPVRVLGGGSNVVLSEVFEGITALLALSGRRTREESDTQVLVEAAAGETWHDLVTWTVDQGLGGLENLALIPGTAGAAPVQNIGAYGAELADYFHSLDAYDRQTGETAVFDRAECGFAYRDSRFKQQPNRYVVLAIRLALTRHWRPNLGFAGLSELSGSADLSPRLVMDRVIALRTSKLPDWRVNPNAGSFFQNPIVPIEAAEPILAEFPAAPSYPQPDGLTKLSAGWLIEKSGLKGFRMGPVGMSERHALVVVNHGGATQSDVAALASHVKSAVKDRFGVLLHEEPIFL
- the dprA gene encoding DNA-processing protein DprA; this translates as MGRVTKVLTPAQRIAWLRLIRTDNVGPVTFRQLLNRFGSAEAAIEALPELSRKAGKPLNPISQARAEDEIAGLTRYGARLVAEGEPDYPAHLLHISGAPPLITLAGGEHLDWRRTVGIVGARNASSAGIKMTRLLASELGERGYTVVSGLARGIDTAAHRASLATGTVAVLAGGFDRIYPDENIPLAHDILDSGGALLTEMPLGWEPRSRDFPRRNRLVSGLSLGIVVVEAAKRSGSLITARLALEQNRDLFAVPGSPLDPRAEGGNALIQQGARLVTNAEDIIEVLGSADPARSALFDPEWRPDGEPVADSEPAADDRGRLLGALSSAPIEVDELIAQTGIAPHAMQILLLELDIGGQVEWSSGQLVALRHS
- the plsY gene encoding glycerol-3-phosphate 1-O-acyltransferase PlsY — encoded protein: MPAEILPLIMALVLGYLSGSIPFGLILTGAAGLGDIRSIGSGNIGATNVLRTGNRPIAAATLVLDALKAVAPILVARYFWGEDAARLAAVGAFLGHCFPVWIGFKGGKGVAVMIGSTLALSWPVGLIFCAVWLLIAFTRKISSLAALTAAATAPIFAYVFSGERLALVVAGLALLLFFQHRENIGRLLKGTEPTIGGSKKAG